The stretch of DNA GGGCAAAGAAATGTGGTCGTATCTGACCGGCAAGAGCGCCGTGATCAACTACAGCTTCATCGACATGACCGTCGAGGTGCCGCGTGATGTCGGTCCCGATGCCCCGCGCGCCACCTGGAAGCTGAATGGAACTCTGCGGGTCACCACGAGCGAGGGCTCCGGCACCGAACCGCTCGCCCCGTAGCGATGAGCCCTTCCACCCGACTGGACATCGACCTGGCCTTTTCCCTCGTGGAACCGGGCGGGACGCCTTCCGCCACGCCCGGCACCGACTCCTCCGCCGCTGAAGAAATGACCGGCACCATCACGGCGAGTGGACTAGAGATCGAGATCTACTCGAGCAAGCCCGAACTGTTCGTGCAGGGCAGAACGATCAAGCTCAAAGAGCTCCGTCGTCTGGCCGCAGCACTGGCCGAGCGGGGATTGACCATCTCGCTGTCAGGCCCGGACGGCTTGATCGTTCGGCTCGGCGCCGAGCGAGCACCACTCACCCAGCGCATCCTCACCCGCTCCACGCACATTGGGCTCGGCCATCGGAACGCGTGGGCTCCGCTGCTGAAACGCCGCAAAGCCGGCGGCCTCGAGAATACGGTGGTGCCGTTGCCGCCATCGACCCTGTTCCCGCTGGTGCCCACCTTCGATCGTCGGATTCGGCGCACCGTCACCACGACGCACTATGCACCGGGTGCCGGGCGGCCGCGGCTCATCTTCGTGGTCGGTTCCGAGAACTGGAACGGCCAGATGCCGCGCGAGTTTGATCTGCTGCCGGGAGTGACGACGATTGGTTCGTCCCCGTCGGCCGACCTGCAGCTGGAGGGTTTGCAACCTCTGCACGCCGAGATCCGCCATGATGCCAACGACGAGTATGTGCTGTATCCGCTGGGTGAGGTAGCGGGCGGGGCACGGCCGCTCCCGGGCGAGAGCGAGGGAGAGCAAATACTGCGCACGGGCGCCCGGATCGAGATGATGCAGTGGCGGATGGGATTCTTCCGCGAGGAGTACGCCGACCATGGTCGTCCGTACGGTGGTCGATTGGGCGGTGAGCTCGCGTATCAACGACCGCAGCCGGGGCGGCACAGCGAGAACCTGCCGCGCACGGCGCAGCCGAGTGCGCCACCGGCCGTCCCGCCAGCAGAAGCAGCCGCGACGGGCATAGATCCCCTGCCGCTGGATGATTCTGAGATCTAGGTATTCGGGGGAACGTGTTCGTGCGCACGGGCATCGCCAGAAAGTTCGGACGAAACGGGTTCGATGCAATTCTGCTGGCCCGACGCCAGGAAGCGCTGGACACCAGCGTGGCGGCGTTGCGGCAGCAGGGGATCGAGGCCCGAGGGATTGTTGCCGATGCTGCAGTGGGGAGAGTGTGACGGAAGCTTTCGCGCGGATCGAATCGGAGTTCGGGACTCCGGATGTTCTGGTCTATAACGCAGGCGCGATTACGATCAGTAACCCCTCGGAACTGGCGGTGGACGATCTGCTGAGCGACTTCACCGTGAACGTCGCCGGAGCACTCCGTTGTGCGCAGGCGGTCATCCCAGCCATGGCCGAGCGTGGTTCCGGTTCGATCCTGTTCACAGGCGGCATGCTCGCGCTCAATCCCGTGGCGTCTCGAGCATTGGCGGCAATCGGAAAGGCCGGGCTGCGCAACCTGGCATTCACTCTGGCCGACGAACTGGCGCCCCAGGGGATCACCGTGGGAACCGTTACCATCGGTGGCATCGTCGCGGCCGGCAGTTTCTTTGACCCGGATCTGATTGCCGAGACGTATTGGGACCTTCACACCGGTGAGCGACAGCGCGAAGTGCTCTACACCGCCCCCTGACGACAGGGTTCAGCCTGTGGATTTGCCGGGCATCGGATGCGGGCAGGGAAGAATAGAGATGTGGGAGCAACTGGGCGTGCGTTACCTCCCGACGCTTCAGCAGGTACATTGATCCGTCGCAGTTGTTCTTCCAGCGCCAATTAACACTGTTGCGTTAGCGTTTCAGGGAGCGGTGGGCACATCGCCCGCTGCACGGACGGAATCGCGCCGGTTGTCGGCCTCTCCGGTAGTAGGTTCGGTCGCATGCCGATCATCTTTCCGGCTCTCTCCGCTGCGGAGGGGTAATCCAAGCGCCTCGTGCTGACCGAGTCGCCGCGGTTGTGGGACTCGATCAGCGAATCGTTGGTCGAGCGTGTCGAGACCTCGTGCGGCGCCCGACCTGCAACGCGAGGTGCGCCATACGTTCTGAGCCGTGGCCCACGCTTGAGCGGATGAGGCTCAGCCCGGGGGAGACGAACTCACCTGATTCGACCACCGCCGACCGTCGCTGATCGTGCCACAGAGCGACCGAGTCGAACAGCGCCTAGCTCGCCGGCTCGTTCCGGTCGACGTCCAACATCACTTCGTTGCGACGGAGGAAGGCCGGAAGAAAAGGCGGGTCGAATCGGGCGAACCGCGGTTCACCGGTCGGAACGAGTCTGGCCGTCGTGAGAGCCGAGCGCAGTTCCGCAAGATGGCTGTCGTAGGCGTGCTCTGTCCACCGACCGCGGTAACGGCTCGCCGCGACGAGGTGTTCGGGAATCATGCGCAGGTGAACCCGGGCGTTCTTCGGGCGCGGTGCCGAGTCGATGGTGAGCGTCGCGGGCAGCACAAAGCCGACGAGGAAGCTGCCTTCTGATCCAGGGCCCGGTCCGTCGTCCGTCTGCTGCTGCACAACCGGGGACGTCATCGCAATCTTCGAGGATGAGTCGGTTTGCACGACGGGGGACGTCATCGCGACTTTCTCGCTCGATTCGTTCTCTCCACTGATGTAGGCGAAGAGGTAACGGAAGGCACGGTTGCCCGCGTCCTCGAAGGGGCCGTCGACAACGACCTCGGCAACCACATGCTGGGGGTATCGCCGCAACTCGAAAACGTCAGAGCTGTGCACGACATCGTACGGCTGTTGCTCGGTCACCTCTTCAGAGTAGCCCGATCCCGACTTTCCCCTATCGCGGAAGCGTGTTGCGATATATCGTTAAGTATCGTTCGCGATTCTCCAAGGAGGTTATTATGGGCAATTCATTCCCCGCCGGAGCGTTCGGCACCGGTAATCGTGCCGAGGGCATGTGGCAGATGATGGAGCAATTACGCTCAGGTTTCGAGAAACGCTCGGGTACCCGAGTGGGGCGAGGAGACGTGCGCGCGTCGGTGCTTGCGCTGCTCGCCGAACAACCGATGCACGGATACCAGATCATCCGCGAGATCGAGGAGCGCAGCGGCGGAAGCTGGAAGCCGAGCGCCGGGTCGGTCTACCCAACGCTGCAGTTGCTCTCTGATGAGGGACTCATCAGCGCTGAGGAGTCGAACGGCCGCAAGACCTATTCACTCACCGAGGAGGGTCGCGCGGTAGCCGGCGAGGCAGGGGGGACGGCCCCCTGGGAAACCACGGGCGCCTCTGAGAGCACCGGTTTCACCGCTCTGCCCAAGGCCGGCCTCGAGCTCTCGCAGGCAGCAGCGCAAGTGCATCGCACGGGATCTCCGGCACAGATCCAGCAGGCGGTGACCGTGCTCGATGACGCGCGTCGACGGCTCTACTCGATCCTCGCTCAGGACTGACAGGGTGCCGTCGGTCCGTCAGGGTCGAGACGATTCGTTACCCGGCGTTGGTCGTTCCCGCTCTCGTTACCGCCGCATCCTGCGTTTCGCCGGCTGGCAACTCGCGGTGGCGTGGTGGTTCGAACTTCTCCTGCCACGCATCGGGCTCGCGAAGGTCGCCGAGCGCACGCGGGCGAAGCGGATGCGACGCTTCGCGCAGCGCTTCCACGTGCTGGCGGTCGAGCTGGGTGGGCTGATGATCAAGGTCGGTCAGTTCATGTCGTCCCGGCTGGATGTGCTGCCGCCTGAGATCACGAACGAACTCGAGGGGCTGCAGGACGAGGTGCCGCCGGTGCCATTCGCGGCCGTGCGTGCGCTCGCCGAGGCGGAATTGGGCGTGCCGCTTGAACGGGCGTTCGCCTGGGTTGACGAGACGCCGGTGGCAGCAGCATCCCTCGGCCAGGCGCATCGGGCCAGACTCGGACCGATCGATGCCGCTGACACCGGGTTGGACGGCGTCGTGATCAAGGTGCAGCGACCGGGCATCGACCAGATCGTCGACGTCGACCTGGCGGCGCTGCGCAAAGTGGGCGGGTGGCTGAGCCGTGTGCGACTCGTGTCTGACCGTGTCGACATGCCTGCGCTCGTCGAGGAGTTTGCGTTCACCAGCCTCGAAGAGATCGACTATCTACACGAGGCTACGAGCGCCGAGCGCTTCGCAGCCGAATTCGCCGGTGACGAGCGAGTGGCGGTGCCGGCCGTCGTGTGGGAGCGCACGACACGGCGCGTGCTCACTCTCGAAGACGTCACGGCGATCAAAATCACGGATGCGGATGCTCTCCGGGCGGTCGGTATCGATCCGTCGGACGTCGCGCCGGTCTTCGCTGCGGTCATGTTCGACCAACTGTTCAGCACAGGCTTCTTCCACGCCGATCCGCACCCGGGCAACATTTTTGTGACGCCGGTCACCGACGGGGAAAGTGGGCCTCCGTGGAAGCTGACCTTCATCGACTTCGGCATGATGGGGGAGGTCTCCAGCACCACGCGCAGTGGCCTGCGGAAGCTTCTGATCGCGGCGGCCTCACGTGATGGAACAGGCTTGGTGGATGCGATCCGCGACCTGGGAGTACTGCTGCCCTCGGCCGAGACAACTGAGCTCGAGCGGGCGATGGTCCAGCTTTTCGCGCGGTTCGGCGGCATGGGCTTCGCCGAGTTGCGCGAGGTCGACCCGCGGGAGTTTCGTGACTTCGCCGTGCAATTCGGTGACGTGATCCGTTCGCTGCCATTCCAGCTTCCCGAGAACTTCTTGCTCATCATTCGGGCAATGTCACTCACCTCAGGGGTGTGCAGCGCACTCGATCCCGAGTTCAATCTGTGGGACTCGGTCGAGCCGTATGCGGCCCAGTTGGTGCGGGACGAGAGTGGCAACGTGGTGAAGGATCTCGCGCAGCAGGCGCTCGAGGTCGCCGGTCTCGCTTGGCGTTTACCGAAGCGAGTGGATGCGCTGATCACCCGCATCGAGGACGGCTCGGTCTCCATGCAGAACCCGCGCCTCGAGCACCGGATTGCCCGGCTGGAGCGCACCACACGACGCGTGATCTCGGCCGTTCTATTTGCTGCGTTGCTCATCGCGGGGGCCGTGTTTCACCTCGATGACGTCGCGCTCGGCACGGTGCTGATGGTCGCGTCGATCCTGCCGCTGTTGCATGCGCTGTTTGCAGGTAGTCGCGGCCGCTGACGCGAGTTCAGGAGATCGCCGCCTTCACCAATTCAGTCACCCGGGCCGCCACGCGCGGGGTCCACTTTTCGAGTGCGAACGAGACGGGCCAGATCTCGCCGTCGTCGAGGCGAGCGGCGTCCTGGAACTCGAGGGTCGAGTAGCGGGTGCTGAACTTTCCCGCGTTCTTGAAGCAGAAGACAACCTTGCCGTCTGCATTGGCATAGGCCGGCATCCCGTACCAGGTCTTCGGGGACAGATCCGGCGCGTTGGCCGTGACCGTCACGTGCACGCGCTCGGCGAGCATGCGATCATCCGGTTCCATTTTCGCGATGCTGTCGAGCACAGCCTGAAGTCCGTCGGCCTTCTTGACGCCCGTCTTGCCCTCGGCGCGAAGTTCGACAGCGCGCTGCTTCATGGCGCTGCGTTCGGCGGCGCTGAATCCGGCGGTTTCGTCTGCGGCATTCTCGGTGGTCATGAGTGGTTCTCCCATCAATTCGGGCGGGGCACGGCGTTACCGGCGCCTCTCTCTGAAAGGTGAGGCGCCGCGAGCATTCTGTGTTTCTCGAATCCTGATTACTCTCGGGAACTCGTTGATCAGACTGAGTTGAGAGGCAGATCTCTCCCGCTAGCCAGGCTGGGGGTGCTGTCTCGAGAGTTGCACCACTCCGTAGACAGCGATGAGGCCGGCGATGACGAACACCGCGCCGGCCCACAGTGGTGCGGATGTCGCCTCCCCGAGTACGACGATTCCGATGGTGACCCCGACGAGTGGGTCGATGACCGTCAGCCCCGCGACAACGAGTTCGGGAGATCCGGACGAATAGGCGATTTGAACAAAATATGTTCCCAGGATCCCCGCGGTCACCAGCCCGAGCAGGCAGGCGACGGTCAACCAGTCTGCGGGAGTGAGGTGGAGTCCGCCGTGGATGATGGTCTGAACTCGGGTAATGAGGACCTTGGCGAGTGTGGCGACGAAACCGAAGAGAACTCCGG from Leifsonia psychrotolerans encodes:
- a CDS encoding AarF/UbiB family protein, which translates into the protein MPSVRQGRDDSLPGVGRSRSRYRRILRFAGWQLAVAWWFELLLPRIGLAKVAERTRAKRMRRFAQRFHVLAVELGGLMIKVGQFMSSRLDVLPPEITNELEGLQDEVPPVPFAAVRALAEAELGVPLERAFAWVDETPVAAASLGQAHRARLGPIDAADTGLDGVVIKVQRPGIDQIVDVDLAALRKVGGWLSRVRLVSDRVDMPALVEEFAFTSLEEIDYLHEATSAERFAAEFAGDERVAVPAVVWERTTRRVLTLEDVTAIKITDADALRAVGIDPSDVAPVFAAVMFDQLFSTGFFHADPHPGNIFVTPVTDGESGPPWKLTFIDFGMMGEVSSTTRSGLRKLLIAAASRDGTGLVDAIRDLGVLLPSAETTELERAMVQLFARFGGMGFAELREVDPREFRDFAVQFGDVIRSLPFQLPENFLLIIRAMSLTSGVCSALDPEFNLWDSVEPYAAQLVRDESGNVVKDLAQQALEVAGLAWRLPKRVDALITRIEDGSVSMQNPRLEHRIARLERTTRRVISAVLFAALLIAGAVFHLDDVALGTVLMVASILPLLHALFAGSRGR
- a CDS encoding PadR family transcriptional regulator, producing the protein MGNSFPAGAFGTGNRAEGMWQMMEQLRSGFEKRSGTRVGRGDVRASVLALLAEQPMHGYQIIREIEERSGGSWKPSAGSVYPTLQLLSDEGLISAEESNGRKTYSLTEEGRAVAGEAGGTAPWETTGASESTGFTALPKAGLELSQAAAQVHRTGSPAQIQQAVTVLDDARRRLYSILAQD
- a CDS encoding FHA domain-containing protein, giving the protein MSPSTRLDIDLAFSLVEPGGTPSATPGTDSSAAEEMTGTITASGLEIEIYSSKPELFVQGRTIKLKELRRLAAALAERGLTISLSGPDGLIVRLGAERAPLTQRILTRSTHIGLGHRNAWAPLLKRRKAGGLENTVVPLPPSTLFPLVPTFDRRIRRTVTTTHYAPGAGRPRLIFVVGSENWNGQMPREFDLLPGVTTIGSSPSADLQLEGLQPLHAEIRHDANDEYVLYPLGEVAGGARPLPGESEGEQILRTGARIEMMQWRMGFFREEYADHGRPYGGRLGGELAYQRPQPGRHSENLPRTAQPSAPPAVPPAEAAATGIDPLPLDDSEI
- a CDS encoding iron chaperone, which encodes MTTENAADETAGFSAAERSAMKQRAVELRAEGKTGVKKADGLQAVLDSIAKMEPDDRMLAERVHVTVTANAPDLSPKTWYGMPAYANADGKVVFCFKNAGKFSTRYSTLEFQDAARLDDGEIWPVSFALEKWTPRVAARVTELVKAAIS
- a CDS encoding heme-binding protein, which encodes MTEQQPYDVVHSSDVFELRRYPQHVVAEVVVDGPFEDAGNRAFRYLFAYISGENESSEKVAMTSPVVQTDSSSKIAMTSPVVQQQTDDGPGPGSEGSFLVGFVLPATLTIDSAPRPKNARVHLRMIPEHLVAASRYRGRWTEHAYDSHLAELRSALTTARLVPTGEPRFARFDPPFLPAFLRRNEVMLDVDRNEPAS
- a CDS encoding SDR family NAD(P)-dependent oxidoreductase translates to MTEAFARIESEFGTPDVLVYNAGAITISNPSELAVDDLLSDFTVNVAGALRCAQAVIPAMAERGSGSILFTGGMLALNPVASRALAAIGKAGLRNLAFTLADELAPQGITVGTVTIGGIVAAGSFFDPDLIAETYWDLHTGERQREVLYTAP